The Parafrankia discariae nucleotide sequence GCCGCTCGGGTGGGCGCATCCGGTTGCCTGCCGGCCTTCACCGCTCGCCTCGCCTCGGGCCCAGACTGTGGGCCGACGAGACTGTGGGCCGACGAGGCTATGGGCCGACGAGGCTGACCGCACCGAGCTGCGTCAGCAGGCCCAGCTCGTCCGGCACGGTCCAGACCTCGGCCACCCGGCCGTCGGTGACGTGCAGGATGTCGATGACCCGAGCCTCGAAGACACGCCCGGTCGGTGCGAGCTCGCCCAGCGGGGTGACCCACGTCCCCGTGTGCCGGCCACGCAGCAGGAAGACCACCACCTCCCGGTCGGGAGCCTGGACGTGGTCCAGTATCTCGTGATCGATCTCGGAGAAGGCCGCGTGCAGACCTCCGGCCCGCTCCGCCAGCTGGGAGACCGTCATGGCCGTGCCGTTGACGACCACGGGGTCGGTGTACAGCTCGCCGAACGCCTTTTCCGCGGTGTCCTCGGCGGGCGGACTGGACCACAGGGCCATCAGTTTCGACACCAGATCGGTCACGAAGATCACGTCCTTCCAGTCTTTTTTGTGGTGGAGAAAACGACCTTTGAGAGCGGCTTCCAGGTCACCGTCTGCCCCGACATGATAAAGACCCCCGCCTCCGCCCTGCGCTGGGACGCCAGCACCGCCCCCACGCCGGCGGACCCGTCGCCCACCAGGCGAGGCCGCTGGGGTCGAGTGTCAGAGAGCTCGTGTTCCAGCTTGTTGCTGAGCGACAGGACGGCCAACCGCACGAGGCCGAGGCCGTGC carries:
- a CDS encoding ester cyclase encodes the protein MTDLVSKLMALWSSPPAEDTAEKAFGELYTDPVVVNGTAMTVSQLAERAGGLHAAFSEIDHEILDHVQAPDREVVVFLLRGRHTGTWVTPLGELAPTGRVFEARVIDILHVTDGRVAEVWTVPDELGLLTQLGAVSLVGP